From a region of the Pseudomonas fulva 12-X genome:
- a CDS encoding N-acetylglutaminylglutamine amidotransferase, with protein sequence MCGIAGELRFDNQPADLAAVERITHHLAPRGPDAHGFHSRGPVAFGHRRLKIMDLAEASGQPMIDNDLGLSMVFNGAIYNYPELRTELERLGYRFFSGGDTEVLLKGYHAWGADLLPKLNGMFAFAIWERDSGQLFIARDRLGVKPLYLSKTKDRLRFASSLPALMKGGDIGKTLDPIALNHYLNFHAVVPAPRTILAGVEKLPPATWMRIDTNGKVEQKVWWTLNFGPNADEANFTFEDWRDATLDSMREAVEIRQRAAVDVGVLLSGGVDSSMLVGLLREAGVENLLTFSIGFQDAGGERGDEFQYSDLIAKRFETQHHQLRIGENEILDQLPAAFRAMSEPMVSHDCIAFYLLSREVAKHCKVVQSGQGADELFAGYHWYPLVDGADDAYSAYRKAFFDREHDEYAACVQPAWLTDDVSGEFVRQHFAQPGATAAVDKALRLDSTVMLVDDPVKRVDNMTMAWGLEARTPFLDYRVAELSARIPGQFKLPEGGKYVLKEAARKVIPSEVIDRKKGYFPVPGLKHLEGATLGWVRDLLVDPAHDRGIFNPQMLDRLLTDPQGQLTPLRGSKLWQMAALNLWLSEQGL encoded by the coding sequence ATGTGCGGAATAGCAGGCGAACTTCGATTCGATAACCAGCCGGCCGACTTGGCTGCCGTTGAACGCATCACTCACCACCTCGCCCCTCGCGGCCCGGATGCCCATGGCTTCCACAGCCGCGGCCCCGTCGCCTTCGGCCACCGCCGGCTGAAGATCATGGATCTCGCCGAAGCTTCCGGCCAGCCGATGATCGATAACGATCTTGGCCTGTCGATGGTCTTCAATGGCGCCATCTACAACTACCCGGAACTGCGCACCGAGCTGGAACGGCTCGGCTACCGCTTCTTCTCCGGTGGCGACACCGAGGTGCTGCTCAAGGGCTATCACGCCTGGGGCGCCGACCTGCTGCCCAAACTCAATGGCATGTTCGCCTTCGCCATCTGGGAGCGCGACAGCGGGCAACTGTTCATCGCCCGCGACCGCCTGGGCGTCAAGCCGTTGTATCTGTCCAAGACCAAGGATCGCCTGCGCTTCGCCTCGAGCCTGCCAGCCCTCATGAAAGGCGGCGATATCGGCAAAACGCTCGACCCCATCGCGCTCAACCATTATCTGAACTTCCATGCCGTGGTGCCCGCCCCCCGCACCATCCTTGCCGGCGTGGAGAAGCTGCCGCCGGCAACCTGGATGCGTATCGACACCAACGGCAAGGTCGAGCAGAAGGTCTGGTGGACGCTGAACTTCGGCCCGAACGCCGACGAAGCCAACTTCACCTTCGAAGACTGGCGCGATGCGACCCTCGACAGCATGCGCGAAGCCGTCGAAATCCGTCAGCGCGCTGCCGTGGATGTCGGCGTGCTGCTTTCCGGCGGTGTCGACTCCAGCATGCTGGTTGGCCTGCTACGTGAGGCCGGTGTCGAGAACCTGCTGACCTTCTCCATCGGCTTCCAGGATGCCGGCGGCGAGCGTGGCGACGAATTCCAGTATTCGGACCTGATCGCCAAGCGCTTCGAAACCCAGCACCACCAGTTGCGCATCGGCGAGAACGAGATTCTTGACCAATTGCCAGCGGCCTTCCGCGCGATGAGCGAGCCGATGGTCAGCCACGACTGCATCGCCTTCTACCTGCTCTCGCGGGAAGTGGCCAAGCACTGCAAGGTGGTGCAAAGCGGCCAGGGCGCCGACGAGCTGTTCGCCGGCTATCACTGGTACCCGCTGGTCGATGGTGCGGACGACGCCTACAGCGCCTATCGCAAGGCCTTCTTCGACCGCGAGCATGACGAATACGCCGCCTGCGTACAGCCTGCCTGGCTGACCGACGACGTATCCGGCGAATTCGTTCGCCAGCATTTTGCCCAGCCAGGCGCTACCGCCGCCGTAGACAAGGCGCTGCGCCTGGACAGCACGGTGATGCTGGTCGACGACCCGGTCAAACGCGTCGATAACATGACCATGGCCTGGGGCCTCGAAGCGCGCACGCCGTTCCTAGACTACCGCGTGGCGGAATTGTCGGCGCGCATCCCCGGCCAGTTCAAACTGCCGGAAGGCGGCAAGTACGTGCTCAAGGAAGCGGCCCGCAAGGTCATTCCGTCCGAGGTCATCGACCGCAAGAAGGGTTACTTCCCAGTACCGGGCCTCAAGCACCTGGAAGGCGCCACGCTGGGCTGGGTACGCGACCTGCTGGTCGATCCGGCCCATGATCGCGGCATCTTCAACCCGCAGATGCTCGATCGCCTGCTTACCGACCCGCAGGGCCAGCTGACGCCGCTACGAGGCTCCAAGCTGTGGCAGATGGCGGCCTTGAATCTGTGGCTGAGCGAACAGGGCCTGTAA
- the mnmC gene encoding bifunctional tRNA (5-methylaminomethyl-2-thiouridine)(34)-methyltransferase MnmD/FAD-dependent 5-carboxymethylaminomethyl-2-thiouridine(34) oxidoreductase MnmC: protein MADQYAQLDWDEQGLPSSRQYDDVYFSRENGLEETRYVFLDNNDLPRRFAALQPGEQLVVGETGFGTGMNFLCAWQLFDEQAPAGARLHFVSVEKHPLSEADLQRALALWPSLRRYSAQLLAAYRCLNPGFQRLVFDEGRVVLTLMIGDALAMLPHLDARIDAWFLDGFAPSKNPEMWTPELFAQLARLSAPGTTLGTFTATGYVRRGLIEAGFSMKRVPGLGKKWEVMCGAFTGQASNQAKPWFARPNQDHQERRALVIGAGLAGCATAASLAKRGWQVTVLERHGAAAQEASGNPQGVLYLKLSAHGTALSRLIVDGFGYTRRLLERLHKGQDWDDCGVLQLAFDERETQRQAKLAAAFPTTLLRSLDRQQAEVQAGIGLTSGGLFYPDAGWVHPPALCAQLLDHPAIRLQCHQEALALEHFDGQWQALSGREILAVAPVVVICSAADTLRFEQSAHLPLKRIRGQISRLPASPRSTRLSTVVCAEGYVAPVRQGEHTLGASFNFDSDDLTPSSAEHASNLDLLREISSDLAEGLDADNLDPATLQGRAAFRCTSPDYLPIIGPLADAEQFATAYAVLARDARQVPPIPCPWQQGLYINSGHGSRGLITAPLSGELIAAWLENEPLPVPRDVAEGCHPNRFMLRQLIRKG from the coding sequence ATGGCCGACCAATACGCACAACTCGACTGGGACGAACAGGGCCTGCCCTCCTCGCGTCAGTACGACGACGTCTACTTTTCCCGGGAAAACGGACTGGAAGAGACGCGCTACGTATTTCTGGACAACAACGACCTGCCGCGACGCTTCGCCGCCCTGCAGCCGGGCGAGCAGTTGGTGGTCGGCGAAACCGGCTTTGGCACGGGAATGAATTTTCTCTGCGCCTGGCAACTGTTCGACGAGCAGGCACCCGCCGGAGCGCGCTTGCACTTCGTCAGCGTGGAAAAGCATCCGCTGAGCGAGGCGGATCTGCAGCGCGCCCTGGCGCTATGGCCATCGCTGCGGCGCTACAGCGCGCAGTTGCTGGCGGCCTATCGCTGCCTGAACCCGGGCTTCCAGCGCCTGGTATTCGATGAAGGCCGCGTGGTGCTGACCCTTATGATTGGCGATGCGCTGGCCATGCTGCCGCACCTAGATGCACGCATCGACGCCTGGTTTCTCGATGGCTTCGCGCCCTCGAAAAACCCCGAGATGTGGACGCCCGAGCTGTTCGCGCAACTGGCCCGATTGAGCGCGCCAGGCACCACCCTGGGCACCTTCACCGCCACCGGTTACGTGCGCCGCGGCCTGATCGAAGCAGGTTTCTCTATGAAGCGCGTGCCTGGGCTCGGCAAGAAATGGGAGGTGATGTGCGGCGCCTTCACCGGCCAGGCCTCCAACCAGGCCAAGCCATGGTTTGCGCGTCCCAATCAAGATCACCAGGAACGACGCGCCTTGGTGATCGGCGCCGGCCTGGCCGGCTGCGCCACCGCTGCCAGCCTGGCCAAACGCGGCTGGCAGGTCACCGTGCTAGAGCGCCATGGCGCTGCCGCCCAGGAAGCCTCGGGCAACCCCCAGGGCGTCTTGTACCTCAAGCTGTCCGCCCACGGCACTGCACTGTCGCGACTGATCGTCGATGGCTTCGGCTATACCCGCCGGCTGCTGGAACGCCTGCACAAAGGCCAGGACTGGGATGACTGCGGCGTGCTGCAACTGGCCTTCGACGAGCGCGAAACCCAGCGCCAGGCCAAGCTCGCAGCCGCCTTCCCGACCACACTGCTGCGCTCGCTGGATCGCCAGCAGGCAGAGGTGCAAGCCGGTATCGGCCTGACCAGTGGCGGCTTGTTCTATCCCGATGCCGGTTGGGTGCACCCGCCGGCGCTGTGCGCGCAATTGCTCGACCATCCTGCAATTCGTCTGCAGTGCCACCAAGAAGCCCTGGCGCTCGAGCATTTCGACGGGCAATGGCAGGCGCTGAGCGGCCGGGAGATATTGGCCGTAGCGCCAGTGGTGGTGATCTGCAGCGCGGCGGATACCCTGCGCTTCGAGCAAAGTGCGCATTTGCCGCTCAAACGCATCCGTGGGCAGATCAGTCGGTTGCCGGCGTCACCACGCAGCACCAGGCTGAGCACCGTGGTGTGCGCTGAAGGCTATGTCGCGCCGGTTCGCCAAGGCGAACACACCCTGGGCGCCAGCTTCAACTTCGACAGTGACGACCTCACCCCAAGCAGCGCCGAACACGCGAGCAACCTGGACCTACTGCGGGAAATCTCCAGCGACCTGGCCGAGGGCCTCGACGCCGATAACCTCGATCCGGCCACCTTGCAGGGCCGCGCCGCCTTTCGCTGCACCAGCCCGGATTACCTGCCGATCATCGGGCCGCTGGCCGACGCCGAGCAGTTCGCCACCGCCTACGCCGTGCTGGCCCGCGATGCCCGCCAGGTGCCGCCGATCCCCTGTCCGTGGCAGCAAGGCCTGTACATCAACAGCGGCCACGGCTCCCGCGGCCTGATCACCGCCCCGCTGTCCGGGGAATTGATCGCCGCCTGGCTGGAAAACGAACCCCTGCCAGTCCCCCGCGACGTCGCCGAAGGCTGCCATCCCAACCGCTTCATGTTGCGGCAGTTGATTCGTAAAGGCTGA
- a CDS encoding YbaN family protein has protein sequence MAREPFETRNPLLRYCLLTIGWLSVALGVLGIFLPLLPTTPFLLLAAACFMRSSKRFYLWLVEHPRLGPWIRDYLAGEGIPRKAKIYAISLMWLSIGISCALVPLIWARLFMLTSAVLVSLYILKQKTLPDRR, from the coding sequence ATGGCGCGCGAACCCTTCGAGACCCGCAACCCGCTGCTGCGCTACTGCCTGCTGACCATCGGCTGGCTGAGCGTGGCGCTGGGCGTGCTCGGCATCTTCCTGCCGCTACTGCCCACCACGCCTTTCCTGCTGCTGGCTGCGGCGTGCTTCATGCGCAGCTCCAAGCGCTTCTACCTCTGGTTGGTCGAGCACCCGCGGCTAGGGCCTTGGATTCGCGACTACCTGGCCGGCGAAGGCATCCCACGCAAGGCCAAGATCTACGCCATCAGCCTGATGTGGTTGAGCATCGGCATTTCCTGCGCGCTGGTGCCGCTGATCTGGGCTCGCCTGTTCATGCTCACCAGCGCCGTACTGGTCAGCCTGTATATCCTCAAGCAGAAGACCCTGCCGGATCGCCGCTGA
- a CDS encoding REP-associated tyrosine transposase: protein MNIKHSASHRLRAGRWSATGQYYLVTTVTAGRKPIFSDFYLARMLIQTIRQDALKGFHKTLCYVVMPDHLHWLVELRQGTLSQLVGRIKSLSAKRHGGRTWQKGFHEHALRKEEDMLGVARYIVANPIRAGLVTRASDYPHWDAIWLCSE, encoded by the coding sequence ATGAATATCAAACATAGCGCCAGCCATCGGCTCCGCGCGGGACGATGGTCAGCGACTGGTCAGTACTACCTCGTGACCACAGTCACAGCCGGCAGAAAACCTATTTTCAGTGATTTCTACCTGGCAAGAATGCTGATTCAGACAATTCGGCAGGACGCACTCAAAGGGTTCCACAAAACCCTCTGCTATGTGGTGATGCCAGATCACCTGCACTGGCTTGTAGAGCTGCGGCAAGGGACGCTTTCACAACTGGTCGGCAGGATAAAATCGCTATCCGCGAAGCGCCATGGTGGGCGAACCTGGCAAAAGGGCTTTCATGAGCATGCTTTACGCAAGGAAGAAGATATGCTCGGCGTAGCACGGTATATCGTCGCGAACCCCATACGTGCCGGGTTGGTCACGCGTGCAAGCGATTATCCACATTGGGACGCAATCTGGCTTTGCAGCGAATGA
- the pap gene encoding polyphosphate:AMP phosphotransferase, protein MFESAEIDHVIDKATFAAEEQVLREALLEVQYALREQGRHAVIILINGIEGAGKGETVKLLNEWMDPRLIQVSTFDQQTDEELARPAAWRYWRQLPPKGRIGIFFGNWYSQMLQGRVHGDLKKDQLNGAIEGALGLEQMLCNEGTLIFKFWFHLSKKQMLKRLETLKDDPLHSWRLSPLDWQQSKTYDKFVRAGEDVLRRTSRDYAPWYIVAGADANYRSLTVGRILLEGLQAALRDSAERAPLPHTTPLMTRTDQRSLLDSLDMRLSLAKADYREQLAQEQARLALLMRDKRMRRHALVAVFEGNDAAGKGGAIRRVAAALDPRQYRIVPVAAPTEEERAQPYLWRFWRHIPARGKFTVFDRSWYGRVLVERVEGFCAPEDWLRAYGEINDFEEQLSNAGVVLVKFWLAIDEQTQLLRFRERENNPVKRFKITEEDWRNREKWPLYREAVGDMVDRTSTRLAPWTLVEANDKQFARVKVLRTINDALEAAFEKARH, encoded by the coding sequence ATGTTCGAGTCAGCCGAGATCGACCACGTCATCGACAAGGCCACCTTCGCCGCCGAAGAGCAGGTGCTGCGCGAGGCCTTGCTCGAAGTTCAGTACGCGCTGCGCGAGCAGGGCCGGCATGCGGTGATCATCCTGATCAATGGCATCGAGGGCGCTGGCAAGGGCGAGACGGTCAAGCTTCTCAACGAGTGGATGGATCCACGGCTCATTCAGGTCAGCACCTTCGACCAGCAGACCGACGAGGAGCTGGCCCGGCCGGCGGCTTGGCGCTACTGGCGACAACTGCCGCCCAAGGGACGCATCGGCATCTTCTTCGGCAACTGGTACAGCCAGATGCTGCAGGGCCGGGTGCACGGCGACCTGAAGAAGGACCAGCTCAACGGCGCCATCGAGGGCGCGCTGGGTCTGGAGCAGATGCTCTGCAACGAAGGCACGCTGATCTTCAAGTTCTGGTTCCACCTGTCCAAGAAGCAGATGCTCAAGCGCCTTGAGACTCTAAAGGACGACCCGCTGCACAGCTGGCGCCTGAGCCCGCTGGACTGGCAGCAATCGAAGACCTACGACAAGTTCGTGCGTGCCGGCGAAGACGTGCTGCGCCGCACCAGCCGTGATTACGCGCCCTGGTACATCGTTGCCGGCGCCGATGCCAATTACCGCAGCCTGACGGTCGGGCGCATCCTGCTCGAAGGTTTGCAGGCGGCGCTGCGCGACAGCGCCGAACGGGCGCCGTTGCCGCATACCACGCCGCTGATGACGCGCACCGACCAACGCAGCCTGCTCGACAGCCTGGATATGCGCCTGAGCCTGGCCAAGGCCGACTACCGCGAGCAGCTGGCGCAGGAGCAGGCGCGCCTGGCGCTGCTGATGCGCGATAAACGCATGCGCCGCCACGCACTGGTCGCGGTGTTCGAGGGCAACGACGCAGCGGGCAAGGGCGGGGCTATTCGCCGTGTGGCGGCGGCGCTGGACCCGCGCCAATACCGCATCGTGCCGGTCGCTGCGCCGACCGAGGAGGAGCGTGCGCAGCCCTATCTGTGGCGGTTCTGGCGGCATATCCCGGCGCGCGGCAAGTTCACGGTGTTCGATCGCTCCTGGTACGGCCGGGTGCTGGTGGAGCGGGTGGAGGGCTTCTGCGCGCCCGAGGATTGGCTGCGCGCCTATGGCGAGATCAATGATTTCGAGGAACAGCTGAGCAACGCCGGCGTGGTGCTGGTGAAGTTCTGGCTGGCCATCGATGAGCAAACCCAGCTGCTGCGTTTTCGTGAGCGCGAGAACAATCCGGTCAAGCGCTTCAAGATCACCGAGGAAGATTGGCGCAACCGCGAGAAGTGGCCGCTGTATCGCGAAGCGGTTGGCGACATGGTCGACCGTACCAGCACCCGTCTGGCGCCCTGGACACTGGTCGAGGCCAACGACAAGCAGTTCGCTCGAGTCAAGGTACTGCGCACCATCAATGATGCGCTGGAAGCGGCGTTCGAAAAGGCGAGGCATTGA
- a CDS encoding DUF6316 family protein produces the protein MASIQRAQDTRQTTYFRSERVSTINGHFFFSTREGTLEGPYFSRDEAERQVPRYIARMLQSQAILDSRNRENDLGG, from the coding sequence ATGGCAAGCATCCAGCGCGCACAAGACACCCGCCAGACCACTTACTTTCGCAGCGAGCGGGTCAGCACCATCAATGGCCATTTCTTTTTCAGCACCCGCGAGGGCACGCTGGAAGGCCCCTACTTTTCCCGCGACGAGGCCGAGCGACAGGTGCCGCGCTATATCGCGCGCATGCTGCAATCCCAGGCGATTCTCGACAGCCGCAACCGCGAGAACGACCTGGGCGGGTAA
- a CDS encoding UPF0149 family protein → MSFAEQLSRLQAFLDADDLHEEALDYVAAHGYLTALSICPEKIEPREWIDALFSEPPHYRSDEERDEIEATLIQLQAHIARQLASDDEPEVPCDLDLGDEPDDSDLRGWCIGFMEGVFLRESVWFDDAEDEVSELLLPIMVGSGLFDEQPEFAEIARDRDLVDSMVDQIPELLTALFLLCNAPDEKPALLKPRHH, encoded by the coding sequence ATGTCCTTCGCCGAGCAACTGTCCCGCCTGCAAGCCTTCCTCGATGCCGATGATCTGCATGAAGAGGCTCTGGACTATGTCGCCGCCCATGGCTACCTGACGGCCCTGTCCATCTGCCCGGAAAAGATCGAGCCGCGCGAGTGGATCGACGCCCTGTTCTCCGAGCCACCGCACTACCGCAGTGACGAAGAGCGCGACGAGATCGAAGCCACCCTGATCCAGCTGCAGGCCCATATCGCCCGCCAGTTGGCCAGCGACGACGAGCCGGAAGTGCCGTGCGACCTGGACCTGGGCGACGAGCCGGACGATTCCGACCTGCGCGGCTGGTGCATCGGCTTCATGGAAGGCGTGTTCCTGCGCGAAAGCGTATGGTTCGACGACGCCGAAGACGAAGTCAGCGAGCTGCTGCTGCCGATCATGGTCGGCTCGGGCCTGTTCGACGAACAGCCGGAGTTCGCCGAAATCGCCCGCGACCGCGACCTGGTCGACAGCATGGTCGATCAGATCCCCGAGTTGCTGACCGCCCTGTTCCTGCTGTGCAACGCCCCCGACGAGAAGCCGGCGCTGCTCAAGCCTCGCCACCACTAA
- the ngg gene encoding N-acetylglutaminylglutamine synthetase, with amino-acid sequence MRATAHNQRLLRGQSPSYERLQARFAEEHGDGISQPQIVHCGWGRLLIGHTFPDAAILAEELLSEQPGERDIALYVAAPQQVLAHAPQQLFLDPSDTLRLWFSDYRQARRGFRGFRVRRAHTEADWQAINCLYQTRGMLPLDPEKLTPRHQGGPVYWLAEDEDSGAVIGSVMGLNHQKAYQDPELGSSLWCLAVDPACSRPGVGEVLVRHLVEHFMSRGLSHLDLSVLHDNGQAKKLYAKLGFRELQTFSVKRKNGINQPLFLGPGPDDKLNPYARIIVDEARRRGIDAQIDDAEAGLFTLSQGGRRIRCRESLTDLTSAVTMTLCQDKRLTHRTLSRAGLSLPAQRLASSAEENAAFLAEHGSLVVKPVDGEQGQGVAVDLRTPADVQAAIERARPFDERVLLESYHEGFDLRIVVIGFEVVAAAIRRPAEILGDGRHTIGELIDAQSRRRQAATGGESRIPKDAETLRTLHAAGCDYDTVLPQGKRMAVRKTANLHTGGILEDVTGILHPTLADAAVKAARALDIPVVGLDLLVPAADQPEYVFIEANERAGLANHEPQPTAERFIDLLFPLSHGVGE; translated from the coding sequence ATGCGAGCCACTGCCCACAACCAACGCCTTCTCCGGGGCCAGTCCCCCTCCTACGAGCGCCTTCAGGCGCGATTTGCCGAAGAGCACGGTGACGGCATCAGCCAACCGCAAATCGTCCACTGTGGCTGGGGCCGACTACTGATCGGCCACACCTTCCCGGACGCAGCAATACTGGCCGAGGAGCTGCTAAGCGAGCAGCCCGGCGAACGTGATATCGCGCTCTACGTCGCGGCGCCCCAGCAGGTCCTCGCCCACGCCCCGCAGCAACTGTTTCTCGACCCCTCGGACACCCTGCGCCTGTGGTTCAGCGACTACCGGCAAGCACGCCGCGGGTTTCGCGGTTTTCGCGTACGTCGCGCGCACACCGAGGCCGACTGGCAAGCGATCAACTGCCTGTACCAGACCCGCGGCATGCTGCCGCTCGATCCCGAGAAGCTCACTCCGCGCCACCAGGGCGGCCCGGTCTACTGGCTCGCCGAGGATGAAGACAGCGGCGCAGTGATCGGCAGCGTGATGGGCCTCAATCACCAGAAGGCCTATCAGGACCCTGAGCTGGGCAGCAGCCTCTGGTGCCTGGCGGTCGATCCGGCCTGCAGCCGCCCTGGCGTCGGCGAAGTGCTGGTGCGTCACCTGGTCGAGCATTTCATGAGCCGCGGCCTTAGCCACCTGGACTTGTCAGTGCTGCACGACAACGGCCAGGCCAAGAAGCTGTATGCCAAGCTGGGTTTCCGCGAGCTACAGACCTTCAGCGTCAAACGCAAGAACGGCATCAACCAGCCCCTGTTCCTCGGCCCAGGGCCGGATGACAAGCTCAACCCTTACGCGCGCATCATCGTCGACGAGGCCCGTCGTCGTGGCATCGATGCGCAGATCGACGACGCCGAAGCCGGCCTGTTCACCCTCAGCCAGGGCGGCCGACGCATTCGTTGCCGCGAGTCGCTGACCGACCTGACCAGCGCCGTGACCATGACCCTATGCCAGGACAAGCGCCTGACTCATCGCACCCTCAGCCGCGCAGGCTTGAGCCTCCCCGCCCAGCGCCTGGCCAGTAGCGCCGAGGAAAACGCCGCGTTTCTGGCCGAGCATGGCAGTCTGGTGGTCAAGCCGGTGGACGGTGAGCAAGGCCAGGGTGTTGCCGTCGACTTGCGCACGCCTGCTGATGTGCAGGCCGCTATCGAACGCGCCCGCCCCTTCGATGAGCGCGTGCTGTTGGAGAGCTATCACGAAGGCTTCGACCTGCGCATCGTGGTCATCGGCTTCGAGGTGGTTGCAGCAGCAATCCGCCGCCCAGCGGAAATCCTCGGCGATGGCCGCCATACCATTGGCGAGCTGATCGACGCACAAAGCCGTCGCCGTCAGGCGGCAACCGGCGGTGAAAGCCGCATCCCCAAGGACGCCGAAACCCTGCGCACCCTGCACGCTGCTGGCTGTGACTACGACACGGTATTGCCCCAGGGCAAACGAATGGCCGTGCGCAAGACAGCCAACCTGCACACGGGCGGGATTCTCGAGGACGTCACCGGCATCCTTCACCCAACCCTCGCCGATGCCGCCGTCAAAGCCGCCCGTGCGCTGGATATCCCGGTGGTCGGCCTCGATCTGCTGGTGCCGGCGGCGGATCAACCCGAGTACGTGTTCATCGAAGCCAACGAGCGCGCGGGCCTGGCCAACCATGAACCGCAGCCGACCGCAGAACGCTTTATCGATCTGCTGTTCCCGCTGAGCCATGGTGTAGGCGAGTGA